In one Magallana gigas chromosome 7, xbMagGiga1.1, whole genome shotgun sequence genomic region, the following are encoded:
- the LOC105322203 gene encoding epidermal growth factor receptor substrate 15-like 1 isoform X1: MASVPPLGQIAGSHIGTYEAYYKQADPNNTGSIGALDAASFLKKSSLPDTVLSQIWDLSDPSGKGYLEKTGFYVALKLVALAQNNVELNISKLTEMTPAPNLGPVEIKSESPTPASSNVPWIITDAEKAKYDPVYNGLSPINNRVSGDKVKPMLINSQLPIEVLGKIWELSDIDKDGFLDKDEFYVCMHLVYKALEKTPVPQSLPPQLVPPSKRGKGAPVVGGVPVLPTVAARDSPVQRADSPAMAIQWVVNPVDKMKFDQMFKIADTDMDGFVSGDEIRSIFLQSGLPNTTLAHIWTLCDTNGVGKINNEQFALAMYLVQQKLKGVDPPATLTPEMIPPSMRPKGSTDTTQFGVTDGVNAGPYGHVADSSAIKELDIISKEIEGMKREKLQLERDSSQTEADIKICNGEVTMLQKELDAITATLQQLENQKEQAQKCLDELDEKKSDLESNVRDIREKCEAEQRSIEELKAQITNREMSVQNQEKELEKLRVELSSLREEESKMEQQVEGGKQQLELLIKSQNDLQLQISQSRQRVQHLNDQERGLKHSIASYSSMNSEVSNIFSSQVQDDISTRATYGSPVSTISNFSVGSTLDDFKDDPFKSKDAFGGDSSGGGSDPFQNEDPFKEGGDPFKSSSFGSDPFASDDPFKSSDAFEGTTKSEKGDPFGSVDPFASFGGTDNTKLDAFDPFGKSGPSGSSKPSKPDSLFGGDPFAPKSPSRPSIGPKSPVPALPPKQKKQPPPRPAPPKNRPTPSPSQQLGEFDSDPFAAGNDPFASSATTSSDDAFANFADFSPSKFDDKGAWS; this comes from the exons ATGGCATCGGTTCCTCCACTCGGACAA ATTGCTGGCAGTCATATTGGCACATATGAAGCTTACTACAAACAG GCCGATCCTAACAATACAGGGAGCATTGGTGCTCTAGATGCTGCCAGCTTCCTGAAAAAATCCTCCTTACCAGACACAGTATTGTCACAG ATATGGGACCTGTCTGACCCCTCAGGTAAGGGGTACCTGGAGAAGACAGGGTTCTATGTGGCCCTCAAACTGGTGGCCCTGGCCCAGAACAATGTTGAGCTCAACATCTCCAAGCTGACCGAGATGACACCCGCCCCTAACCTG gGTCCTGTGGAGATAAAGTCTGAGTCTCCTACCCCGGCATCGTCTAATGTCCCGTGGATAATCACA GATGCAGAGAAGGCGAAATATGACCCTGTGTATAATGGTCTGAGTCCCATCAATAACCGTGTGTCGGGAGACAAGGTCAAACCA ATGCTGATTAACTCGCAGCTTCCCATTGAGGTTCTGGGTAAGATCTGGGAGCTCAGTGACATTGACAAGGACGGCTTCCTGGACAAGGACGAGTTCTATGTG tGCATGCATTTGGTGTACAAGGCCCTGGAAAAGACCCCCGTGCCCCAGTCACTGCCCCCTCAGCTAGTACCGCCCTCTAAGCGGGGTAAGGGGGCCCCTGTAGTAGGGGGTGTACCCGTGCTACCAACAGTAGCCGCCAGGGATTCCCCAGTCCAGCGGGCAGACTCTCCAGCT ATGGCCATCCAGTGGGTTGTGAACCCGGTAGACAAGATGAAGTTTGACCAGATGTTCAAGATCGCGGACACCGACATGGATGGCTTTGTGTCGGGGGACGAGATACGCAGCATTTTCCTACAGAGTGGTCTCCCCAACACGACCCTGGCTCACATCTG GACCCTATGCGACACGAATGGAGTAGGGAAGATCAACAATGAACAGTTTGCCCTTGCAATGTACCTGGTCCAACAGAAGCTGAAGGGGGTGGATCCCCCCGCTACCCTCACCCCGGAGATGATTCCCCCGTCTATGCGACCTAAGGGGAGTACGGACACCACACAGTTTGGAGTTACA GATGGAGTGAATGCCGGACCGTACGGACACGTCGCCGATTCCTCGGCCATTAAAGAGCTCGACATCATCTCCAAGGAAATCGAGGGCATGAAGAG AGAGAAGTTACAGCTGGAGAGAGATAGCTCTCAGACTGAGGCAGACATCAAGATCTGTAATGGGGAGGTCACCATGCTACAGAAGGAGTTGGACGCCATCACTGCCACACTCCAACAACTGGAGAACCAGAAGGAACAGGCTCAGAAGTGTCTGGATGAGCTCGACGAAAAG AAATCGGACCTGGAGAGCAATGTACGAGATATACGGGAGAAATGTGAGGCGGAGCAGAGGAGCATTGAGGAGTTAAAGGCTCAGATAACAAACCGGGAAATGTCTGTACAG aaccAAGAGAAAGAACTAGAGAAATTAAGAGTAGAACTAAGTTCCCTGAGGGAGGAAGAATCCAAGATGGAACAGCAAGTGGAGGGTGGGAAACAACAGTTGGAACTGCTGATCAAATCTCAGAATGACCTGCAGCTTCAGATATCCCAG TCCCGACAAAGAGTACAGCATTTGAACGACCAGGAGCGAGGCCTGAAGCACAGTATTGCCAGTTATAGCAGCATGAACAGCGAGGTGTCCAACATCTTCTCCAGTCAGGTCCAGGACGACATCAGTACCAGGGCCACG TATGGAAGCCCAGTCAGCACCATCAGTAACTTCAGTGTCGGCTCCACTCTGGATGATTTCAAGGACGACCCCTTCAAGAGTAAGGACGCGTTTGGAGGAGACTCCAGTGGGGGAGGATCCGATCCATTCCAGAACGAGGACCCATTTAAGGAGG GTGGCGATCCATTCAAGTCATCGTCGTTTGGAAGCGATCCCTTTGCTTCAGATGATCCCTTCAAATCATCTGACGCCTTTGAGGGTACAACTAAATCtgaaaaa GGCGATCCTTTCGGGAGTGTGGATCCCTTTGCTTCCTTTGGAGGAACTGATAACACCAAGCTGGATGCCTTCGACCCGTTTGGGAAAAGTGGACCAAGCGGTTCCTCAAAACCCAGT AAACCAGACAGTTTATTTGGAGGCGACCCATTTGCACCAAAGTCGCCTTCAAGACCATCTATTGGACCAAAATCTCCAGTTCCTGCCCTGCCCccaaaacagaaaaaacaacCCCCTCCCAGACCCGCCCCTCCCAAAAACCGACCCACCCCTAGTCCTAGCCAACAGCTGGGAGAGTTCGACAGTGACCCTTTTGCAG CAGGAAATGATCCATTTGCCAGCTCTGCTACCACATCCTCAGATGATGCTTTTGCCAACTTTGCTGACTTTAGTCCTAGCAAG TTTGATGATAAAGGGGCTTGGAGTTGA
- the LOC105322203 gene encoding epidermal growth factor receptor substrate 15-like 1 isoform X2, protein MASVPPLGQIAGSHIGTYEAYYKQADPNNTGSIGALDAASFLKKSSLPDTVLSQIWDLSDPSGKGYLEKTGFYVALKLVALAQNNVELNISKLTEMTPAPNLGPVEIKSESPTPASSNVPWIITDAEKAKYDPVYNGLSPINNRVSGDKVKPMLINSQLPIEVLGKIWELSDIDKDGFLDKDEFYVCMHLVYKALEKTPVPQSLPPQLVPPSKRGKGAPVVGGVPVLPTVAARDSPVQRADSPAMAIQWVVNPVDKMKFDQMFKIADTDMDGFVSGDEIRSIFLQSGLPNTTLAHIWTLCDTNGVGKINNEQFALAMYLVQQKLKGVDPPATLTPEMIPPSMRPKGSTDTTQFGVTDGVNAGPYGHVADSSAIKELDIISKEIEGMKREKLQLERDSSQTEADIKICNGEVTMLQKELDAITATLQQLENQKEQAQKCLDELDEKKSDLESNVRDIREKCEAEQRSIEELKAQITNREMSVQNQEKELEKLRVELSSLREEESKMEQQVEGGKQQLELLIKSQNDLQLQISQSRQRVQHLNDQERGLKHSIASYSSMNSEVSNIFSSQVQDDISTRATYGSPVSTISNFSVGSTLDDFKDDPFKSKDAFGGDSSGGGSDPFQNEDPFKEGGDPFKSSSFGSDPFASDDPFKSSDAFEGTTKSEKGDPFGSVDPFASFGGTDNTKLDAFDPFGKSGPSGSSKPSKPDSLFGGDPFAPKSPSRPSIGPKSPVPALPPKQKKQPPPRPAPPKNRPTPSPSQQLGEFDSDPFAGNDPFASSATTSSDDAFANFADFSPSKFDDKGAWS, encoded by the exons ATGGCATCGGTTCCTCCACTCGGACAA ATTGCTGGCAGTCATATTGGCACATATGAAGCTTACTACAAACAG GCCGATCCTAACAATACAGGGAGCATTGGTGCTCTAGATGCTGCCAGCTTCCTGAAAAAATCCTCCTTACCAGACACAGTATTGTCACAG ATATGGGACCTGTCTGACCCCTCAGGTAAGGGGTACCTGGAGAAGACAGGGTTCTATGTGGCCCTCAAACTGGTGGCCCTGGCCCAGAACAATGTTGAGCTCAACATCTCCAAGCTGACCGAGATGACACCCGCCCCTAACCTG gGTCCTGTGGAGATAAAGTCTGAGTCTCCTACCCCGGCATCGTCTAATGTCCCGTGGATAATCACA GATGCAGAGAAGGCGAAATATGACCCTGTGTATAATGGTCTGAGTCCCATCAATAACCGTGTGTCGGGAGACAAGGTCAAACCA ATGCTGATTAACTCGCAGCTTCCCATTGAGGTTCTGGGTAAGATCTGGGAGCTCAGTGACATTGACAAGGACGGCTTCCTGGACAAGGACGAGTTCTATGTG tGCATGCATTTGGTGTACAAGGCCCTGGAAAAGACCCCCGTGCCCCAGTCACTGCCCCCTCAGCTAGTACCGCCCTCTAAGCGGGGTAAGGGGGCCCCTGTAGTAGGGGGTGTACCCGTGCTACCAACAGTAGCCGCCAGGGATTCCCCAGTCCAGCGGGCAGACTCTCCAGCT ATGGCCATCCAGTGGGTTGTGAACCCGGTAGACAAGATGAAGTTTGACCAGATGTTCAAGATCGCGGACACCGACATGGATGGCTTTGTGTCGGGGGACGAGATACGCAGCATTTTCCTACAGAGTGGTCTCCCCAACACGACCCTGGCTCACATCTG GACCCTATGCGACACGAATGGAGTAGGGAAGATCAACAATGAACAGTTTGCCCTTGCAATGTACCTGGTCCAACAGAAGCTGAAGGGGGTGGATCCCCCCGCTACCCTCACCCCGGAGATGATTCCCCCGTCTATGCGACCTAAGGGGAGTACGGACACCACACAGTTTGGAGTTACA GATGGAGTGAATGCCGGACCGTACGGACACGTCGCCGATTCCTCGGCCATTAAAGAGCTCGACATCATCTCCAAGGAAATCGAGGGCATGAAGAG AGAGAAGTTACAGCTGGAGAGAGATAGCTCTCAGACTGAGGCAGACATCAAGATCTGTAATGGGGAGGTCACCATGCTACAGAAGGAGTTGGACGCCATCACTGCCACACTCCAACAACTGGAGAACCAGAAGGAACAGGCTCAGAAGTGTCTGGATGAGCTCGACGAAAAG AAATCGGACCTGGAGAGCAATGTACGAGATATACGGGAGAAATGTGAGGCGGAGCAGAGGAGCATTGAGGAGTTAAAGGCTCAGATAACAAACCGGGAAATGTCTGTACAG aaccAAGAGAAAGAACTAGAGAAATTAAGAGTAGAACTAAGTTCCCTGAGGGAGGAAGAATCCAAGATGGAACAGCAAGTGGAGGGTGGGAAACAACAGTTGGAACTGCTGATCAAATCTCAGAATGACCTGCAGCTTCAGATATCCCAG TCCCGACAAAGAGTACAGCATTTGAACGACCAGGAGCGAGGCCTGAAGCACAGTATTGCCAGTTATAGCAGCATGAACAGCGAGGTGTCCAACATCTTCTCCAGTCAGGTCCAGGACGACATCAGTACCAGGGCCACG TATGGAAGCCCAGTCAGCACCATCAGTAACTTCAGTGTCGGCTCCACTCTGGATGATTTCAAGGACGACCCCTTCAAGAGTAAGGACGCGTTTGGAGGAGACTCCAGTGGGGGAGGATCCGATCCATTCCAGAACGAGGACCCATTTAAGGAGG GTGGCGATCCATTCAAGTCATCGTCGTTTGGAAGCGATCCCTTTGCTTCAGATGATCCCTTCAAATCATCTGACGCCTTTGAGGGTACAACTAAATCtgaaaaa GGCGATCCTTTCGGGAGTGTGGATCCCTTTGCTTCCTTTGGAGGAACTGATAACACCAAGCTGGATGCCTTCGACCCGTTTGGGAAAAGTGGACCAAGCGGTTCCTCAAAACCCAGT AAACCAGACAGTTTATTTGGAGGCGACCCATTTGCACCAAAGTCGCCTTCAAGACCATCTATTGGACCAAAATCTCCAGTTCCTGCCCTGCCCccaaaacagaaaaaacaacCCCCTCCCAGACCCGCCCCTCCCAAAAACCGACCCACCCCTAGTCCTAGCCAACAGCTGGGAGAGTTCGACAGTGACCCTTTTGCAG GAAATGATCCATTTGCCAGCTCTGCTACCACATCCTCAGATGATGCTTTTGCCAACTTTGCTGACTTTAGTCCTAGCAAG TTTGATGATAAAGGGGCTTGGAGTTGA
- the LOC105322196 gene encoding DEP domain-containing protein 1B, producing the protein MAQAGTKDNPITGPYRATKLWNEVICAFRQGVPATRHRRYMKTYDNCFTAAEAVDWLHAYLRSNCNFASEVTRNQTLQLLHKLHRARVIEDVRGVKHNHQDVCDNGRLLRCKIPSPVKTLRTPLRNRNDIINTNSGQPAGPIKLDLDLQLEPRPDIPECHIVAKELSSADTENMWKNVALDKLQQVLHMENLADILDSSLVVGRNILHNCVYVNKSGIVTNIPQKDQLPHWALSAMKCLAHWPQKVDDLPSYPGFERDVFRVVKEYFCGLDEPLMTYEMYEVILNVFIVADGSYQLLAAGPTSPDAMTSFESVENLLLDLTNTGSGSIGGPNDLDHTPLCRRRSAPSIDLSPIHPVTDQEKITNYETAFGPDNRTVTRVYYTNGVAMDYSKEEEAEVFAPIETHFESSEPLQVPECQTYQVNFAHVRPVTRRKSDSRKNGDKKSEAYRRRSYGPSSVGLVSSPSCGECTVQQSSRSYNGYISSRSSSQGEDGVTAVPTRSGFPRSKSSVSLHTCAHHDFQSQLLAECQKERQKHQIYESCESLPGRSLSLSDLLQAGTVLKSKLKKCNTATELCEMDREERIKDALQLVCLLLPPANRRKLHLLLKLMGRMSDNPQIELDVNQTTRTLVLETFASCILSCHDDSDREDRLVMQIVSFLIDHYNHILSVPGELTTAVHERLTAATRTQVVFSNDTVGLTYCHQVSKSEYETQRLSNSQRAIRDLLEEIINDRTMSYKDKKKRLKIFQKTYPDIYAERFPPHDSKSTEPLNQKTEQSKLHKNQKNTQSKSVMSQDPKAALPPKPKLKQPLLVKPLLKLKGLRI; encoded by the exons GAATCAGACATTGCAGCTTCTTCATAAACTTCACCGTGCTCGAGTTATAGAAGATGTGAGAGGAGTAAAACACAACCATCAAGATGTCTGTGACAATGGGAGACTACTCAG atgcAAAATTCCTTCCCCTGTGAAGACCCTGCGTACCCCTCTTAGGAACAGGAACGACATCATCAATACAAACTCGGGCCAACCAGCAGGGCCAATTAAGTTAGATCTTGATCTTCAGTTAGAACCCAGACCAGATATTCCAGAATGCCACATCGTAGCCAAGGAACTGTCCTCTGCTGACACTGAAAACATGTGGAAAAACGTGGCCCTGGATAA ATTACAGCAGGTGTTACACATGGAGAACCTGGCGGACATATTGGACAGCAGTCTGGTGGTGGGGCGGAACATCCTCCACAACTGTGTATATGTCAACAAGAGTGGCATCGTCACCAACATACCCCAAAAAG ATCAGCTACCACACTGGGCCCTGTCTGCCATGAAGTGTCTAGCTCACT GGCCACAAAAGGTAGACGACCTTCCCAGCTACCCTGGGTTTGAGCGGGATGTGTTCAGGGTGGTGAAGGAGTACTTCTGTGGCCTTGATGAACCTCTGATGACCTACGAGATGTACGAGGTCATTCTGAATGTTTTCA TTGTGGCTGATGGCTCGTATCAGCTGCTTGCAGCTGGGCCCACATCTCCTGACGCCATGACTTCGTTTGAGTCAGTGGAAAATCTGTTGCTGGATCTAACAAACACTGGGAGTGGATCGATCGGTGGCCCGAACGACCTAGATCACACGCCCCTCTGTCGCAGGAGAAGCGCCCCCTCCATAGACCTCTCCCCCATCCACCCAGTCACTGATCAGGAGAAAATCACCAACTATGAAACAGCTTTTGGTCCTGACAACCGCACAGTGACTCGTGTTTACTACACTAATGGAGTTGCCATGGACTACAGCAAAGAGGAGGAAGCAGAAGTGTTTGCTCCGATTGAAACTCATTTCGAGAGTTCAGAGCCATTACAAGTGCCAGAGTGTCAGACTTATCAGGTTAACTTTGCTCATGTGAGGCCCGTCACTCGCAGAAAAAGTGACAGCAGAAAAAATGGAGACAAAAAGAGTGAAGCCTATAGGAGACGGAGTTATGGCCCCTCGTCTGTAGGGCTTGTGTCGTCGCCAAGCTGTGGAGAGTGCACGGTTCAACAGTCATCTAGGTCATACAATGGCTACATATCCAGCCGGTCCTCGTCACAAGGAGAGGATGGGGTCACCGCAGTCCCCACTAGGTCAGGATTTCCCAGGTCCAAGTCCAGTGTTTCTCTACATACATGTGCTCACCACGACTTCCAATCTCAGCTATTGGCAGAATGCCAGAAAGAGAGACAGAAGCATCAGATATATGAGAGTTGTGAGTCGTTACCAGGGAGGAGCCTTAGTTTGTCTGACCTATTGCAAGCTGGGACAGTTCTAAAATCAAAACTGAAGAAGTGTAACACTGCTACTG AGCTGTGTGAGATGGACAGGGAGGAGCGGATCAAGGACGCCCTACAGCTGGTCTGTCTCCTGCTGCCGCCCGCCAATCGCCGCAAGCTCCACCTACTGTTGAAGCTGATGGGTCGGATGTCGGATAATCCACAGATTGAACTGGATGTTAATCAGACCACCCGGACCTTA GTGTTGGAGACATTTGCTTCCTGTATTCTGAGTTGCCATGACGACTCAGACCGAGAGGATCGTCTTGTGATGCAGATCGTTTCCTTTCTGATAGATCATTACAACCACATCCTGTCCGTCCCTGGCGAACTCACGACCGCAGTTCATGAGCGACTCACTGCTGCCACAAGAACTCAG GTGGTGTTCTCCAATGATACAGTGGGTCTGACCTACTGTCATCAAGTGTCCAAGTCCGAGTACGAGACTCAGCGTCTCAGCAACTCGCAGCGAGCTATCCGAGATCTGCTGGAGGAGATCATCAATGACAGAACCATGTCATACAAGGACAAGAAAAAGAGACTCAAAATA TTCCAGAAAACCTATCCTGATATCTATGCAGAAAGATTTCCTCCACATGACTCAAAATCAACAGAGCCATTAAATCAGAAAACAGAACAATCCAAGCTACACAAAAACCAGAAGAACACTCAGTCCAAATCAGTAATGTCACAGGATCCCAAGGCCGCCCTGCCCCCCAAACCCAAACTCAAGCAACCCCTGCTGGTGAAACCACTGCTGAAACTGAAGGGACTCAGAATTTGA